TGTAAAAGCTGTTAGGTTGCAGTGTAAACATTCCATCGCACAGGTTGAACGAAAGGTTTTATATTCGGATAGTTTGATCCGTGGTTTCTGGTTAAATATGGGTTTATTTTCATTAGCTAGACTGAACACGTTTAGGGGAAAGAGCTGCCACACCAATGGCACCCATTCCTTTTAACAATGCTCTTCTATTTAATTCCCATTTTTGATTTTTTAGACATAGACATTCTCACGCACAAGAAAAGTTAACTATATATAAACTCAATTCATATATAGTTAACATTGAGGTAGATCATCTAAAAACAGACAAAGAAAATAATCGATAGAAAATGATTAAAAAAGCCCTATTTAAAATAAGGTTTTCAGTGAAATAAACTAGTAAAAAATGACTAAAAAAGAATAATGAGATATCGTCATAAAAAAAAAATAAGCAACGAATAGGTGTGGGAAAAATAAATGCAGAATTCTCAAGGAGTTAACTCGGTTGATATTGCTATTACTATTCTTGAATTTATTGCTTCGAATGGAGGTATTGCCCGATCGTCAGATATTGCAAAAGCCTGTTCGCTTTCAAAAAGTCGCTTACATAAATATTTAGTTTCACTTTGTCGCTCTGAAATGTTGTATCAAGAGTGTGAAGGAAGCCAATATTGTTTAGGCAGTAAAATTCTCTTTTTAGCGCAGGCGACGCCAAAGCCACAATCCTTTTTAGATGAAATAAACCAACTATTATGTGAGTTTAGAGATGAACATAATATGTCTACAGGATTAGTGGTTGCACAAGGTAATAAGCTATTTTTTAACACGATATAATCGCAGCTTTAAACATGTCGATATCGATTTTCTACCCGATACGCCTGTACCTTATAAAATTAGTGCCGCAGGCGCTATTTTTGCTGTTTTTAGTGATTTAGAGATAGATGCAGGCTTGTCAGAAAAACAGAAAAATACGATCCGCCAACAAGGTTTTGCTATTCGCCATGAGCCAGCTGATGGTATTCCTGGTGCTCAATCTATTTCATGCCCCGTGTTTAGTAAAAAAGGAAATATGGTTGCGGCAGTATTAACGATGGGTTTTATTGAACCTGATAGGCAAATAGAGCTTGGTAATGCATTAAAAGCAAAAATGACATCTTTTTCACATTAGCCAAATAAAATCATGATATTAGGCACTTTGCTTTGCCTGCCAAAGTGCCTAATATGCAGAGAAGAATTAATCAAATAGCCCTTTTGCAAGGGTATCACCTTGGTGTGAAATACCGGGTAATACAAAGTAGTATCCACCACCAAAAGGCTTTATATAGCGCTCTAAAGGTTCACCGTCTAAGCGTTTTTGGGTATCAATAAAGCCTTTTTTAAGGTTATTTTGAAATGAGATAAAAATCAGCCCCATATCTAGTTGACCTGAAGGTGTTAAACCTAATGAATAGCTGTAACTGCGTCGGCGTAGTTTTGCACTGTAACGCTCTGGATTTCTTGGTTCAGCTCTTCGCATATGAGAATCAAACAGCACTCGGTCGCCATGAGGATCTTTTTCAAAACTGTGGATCGTCCATCTCTTGCTTCATACCTATTGGGGCACCTGTTGATCGATGACGACCAAAGTTATTCTCTTGATCTTCAAGAGGTGTTCTATCCCAAAATTCCAATGCAAACCGAATAAGACGCACTGCTTGATAGCTTCCGCCTAAACACCATTGCGGCTCTTTTTGTTCTTCCGTGATCCAGACTAGCGAGTCCATCAAGCTATTGTCAGATGAAGGTGCGTTGCCTGAACCATCTTTAAAACCAAAAAGGTTAATCGGTGTTTGGTGATTATCAATATCACGAGCAGGAAGAAAACCATCAATTTTCCACACAGCATAAACTTGACCAGAAAGGTATTTTAAAATATCTCTTAACGCATAAATGACGCTTTCTTGGCTATTAGCACAAAACTGGAGTAGAACATCGCCACCACACCATTTAGGATCAAGTCGGTCATTAGGAAAGGGTTTCATGGGTTCTAAGCGTTTGGGTTTTTTAGGTTGGAAACCAAAACGATTATCAAAAAAAGCTATCACCTAACGCGACAGTGATGGTTAATTCATCTGGGTGTAATTGAGTGCCCAGAATACCAGATTCAGCAGGGGGAAGATGAGGGTTTGTTCTCTGCTCTAGTTCACGAGGTTGTGTTAAAAATGCAATTCGTTGTGTCAGAGTTGCGAATATTTTTTTCACTTCATCAATAGTCGTGACCGTTAGATTAAGTGCAATAAAGGAGGCATGTTTTTGTTCTGGTGTAATAACACCGGCTTGGTGTTTACCTAAGTATGCAATAGCACGCTTATAGCGCGGTATTGATACTCCATGAGTTGAGGCTTCTGTTTTTGCACCAATACTTGCCAGTAATAAGCTCCCGCCTAGCCATTTTAGCGTCGTACGTTTTTTCAGGTTAACGGGCATTTTTATTAATGATTTAACGAGATTTTTATTTTTCATCACTTGTTTCTTTATAGTGATAGTAAACATCAATATCGAGCATGCTACGTAAATTTGCCACTTGCTCTGCTAATTGCGTTACTTGAGAGAAAAGCCAACTTCTTTCTGTTTTAGAAAGTGTATTCAAAGGTTGAAATAAACCGTCATCACGCTGATATTTTAAAAGCAGAGCACCAATATCATCATATTGCTTGATCAGAGATTGATATTCAGTGGAGGGAATATGCTCGGATAAGATCTCCACAATTAAGCGTGATCCAGATAAATTTGCATAACTATCACCCAGATCGCTATTTGAGTATCGGTTTTCGATCCCGGCTAATTTATCCGTTAAAATAAACTCTAAGTTATCACCCGCCGATTGGACTAATTTAGGAATGGGAATATCTTCAATAGTTAAACGTTTCTTTAAATCACTAATGCCTCTTAATAACGCTTTTGCGGACTCTGTGGTTTTTTGTGTGTCTTTTAATTTAAAGAGTTGATATTCAACTAAATGAAATCCTGAAAAACGAGGTGAATTCTCTCTTTCAAGAAAGAAATCAGCTCGGTTATTTAATAAACGTTCACTTGATCCAAAAAGCGCAATAATAGGGCGGATGACTTCATAATGATAATGCGCTTGTTGATAAGCATTTTGAGCATTAATAAGCTGATTTTTTTCGCTACTTACTATTAACTTATTGAGCGCTTTTTCAACTTGGGTTAATTGCTCAACGGCCTTTTCTCGATATGTTAAAATATCGGTTTTAAATTTTTCAGGAGTAGGAATATCTCCTTTTGCTACGATGATATTTTCGCTATTTTGAATAATACCTTGAATGATTTTTTCAGCGTAAATAGGTAGAGAAAACAGCAAAAGAAAGAAAAAAATAGCCATGTTTTTACTTTTAAATTGTGTGTTATTTAGCATATTTAGCACCTCGCTTAAATAACAGTGCAACAACCACCCAATACACAATAAATGTCACTACACTTAAACCAATGGGTTGAGAGCGATAAGCGAAGAATGAGACTAAGAAATTACCAAAGACACTTGAATCATCCAGAATATGGCTGATATCCCAAAGCGGATATATCAAGAAATCAGGTAATTCAAAATCTATTTCAATGAGTAGATTTGCAATTTCTTCTACGGCTTTTAAGAGCAAAGAAACAGCAAGGAATAGCAGTAAAAAACCCGTTACAGTAAAGAAATAACGCCACGAAATAACTTTTGACGTCAGTAAAAATAGCCATAGAGTGAATGCTGCAACAAATAAACCAATAAAGACTTCAATAAAGAAAGGCAGTGCTGTTTGTGCATTTAAGGCCATTATATGGCTAGATAAAAAGACCACAACCTCGCTACCTTCTCGGGCAATAGCGATGGCAATAATCAGTAATATTCCCCATGCACTTTGTTGCTGTGTCTTTTGTGTGAGCTCATTTTCTATATTGGTTTTTAATGACTTTCCTTGCCTATTCATCCAATAAACCATTTGAATAATAAGTACACAGGCGAGGATCTCCATGGCGATCATAAATAGAGATTGCCACACATCCTCTAGTGAGCTAAATACGCCATAAATGCTCAGCGCTAAGATAACAGCAAGAAACAGCCCTAATATAACGCCACTCCATAGGTATTTCATACCTTGTTTTGGCGTTGGAGAGCGCTTTATCCACGCATAAATAATGCCAATAACTAATAGCGCTTCAAAACTTTCTCGCCACACAACAAACAGAACTTGTCCCATATTTACTCTGCCTTTTCAGTTGCAACAATTTCACCGTGAGGGTGAGAAAGGGTGAAAATCATCAAAGAAGGTATAACGACCCGGTTTTAGTGGCGCTATCACAACGACAGAATTTGCGCCGGGTGCTAATACTTTTTCTTTACGTAACTGTGTACTTTCAAATTCAACAGGGCTGGTGCCTGTATTACGGATTTTTATTCTAATGGGAGTTTTGGCAGGTACTTCAAGTACTTGAGGAATAAGTTCACCATCTTTCATTTCTAATTCAACGGTGTATTTCTCTGCAGCAAAAACAGAGCTTGTTATCATTAATAGCAGTAATAACGTGTATTTATAGAGATGTTTCATCATCAGCATTTCACTTAAAAAAAGAGAAAAAGGATAAACCCTGTTTTGTTGGGTTTATCCGTTATCAAGCTAATTAATAACTACCTTTGCGACCTGTACCGCTGTAGGTGAAATCCCATGAAACTTCAAAGGGTTCAAACCAAGGCGCAACACCGGTTTCTTTATCGATATGGCGACCAAAAGCAATATCTTTATTGTATGAAGGCGGGTAAATCTTATAAGTGACATTATATTGACCATTACCATCGAGTTTTAGATTCTCGCCATAGTGAGGGCCATCATTAGCCACCATTGCCATAAAAACGCCTTGTTGTTTTTTCGCTGGCGCATCTGATTTTGTCACGGTGTATTCAACAGTGAGGTAAGGGATCCAGTCACCTTCTGCAAAGCCATTAGGATTATCTTCTGTAGCATGGATATCGGCTTCTAAATGGATATCAGCTTTATCCGCGGCGAGATGGTTCATTGCATGATGACCTTCTTCGGTATCCATCGTGATAGGTTGAAGGTAAACCCCTTGAATTTCCATGCCATTTTTAATAATCGGATGGCCTACTGGGTACTCTAGAGCAAAAGCCGAGGTGGAGAGAAACGATAATGCAGTAAGAGAGAGTGCATAGCGATATTTCATATTTAACCCTTATTTATTGAATGATAATTGTTATTATTCTTAATAAGGTTAACACAATTGGTGTTAGGAATAGGAGATAATCGATACGAAAAATATCGCTTAAGTTTAGGAAAAAACCAGTAAGAAATGTATTAACATTTTCTTTTATAAAAGAAAAAAATTTGTTGTTTTAAATGGAAAGGATAAATAGAGTTGATCGTTATAAGTGATAATAACCATAAAATCATCAAATTAAGAATGGCATATGGAAATCTTATTTATTATAGCAAGGTGATAAAAAGACAGATTTCCATATATGACATTAAATTTGGCTTTGAGCGCTCCAAAATTGTTTGGATTGTGTCAGCGCTATAGCAGAAACTTGTTCTTCATTAGGTGGTAAAAAAAAAGGCAGGTGTCACTTTGAGTTCTTGCGCAATATGAAAAAGCATATCAACATCAATTTTGCAGAGCCCATTTTCATATCGTGAAAATTGTTGTTGGCTAATACCTACTCTTTCAGCAACAACCTTTGCTGATAAGCGAAGTTGCTGACGTTGCTTACGAATTTTATGCCCAATAATTTGAGAAATGGGATAA
This genomic stretch from Proteus vulgaris harbors:
- a CDS encoding anaerobic dimethyl sulfoxide reductase, molybdopterin-binding subunit, which produces MVWQLFPLNVFSLANENKPIFNQKPRIKLSEYKTFRSTCAMECLHCNLTAFTHKGQLIKIEATEGFNVKCCLRGMSRTKWVYHKDRLTTPLLRVW
- a CDS encoding regulatory protein, yielding MQNSQGVNSVDIAITILEFIASNGGIARSSDIAKACSLSKSRLHKYLVSLCRSEMLYQECEGSQYCLGSKILFLAQATPKPQSFLDEINQLLCEFRDEHNMSTGLVVAQGNKLFFNTI
- a CDS encoding regulatory protein, which encodes MHKVISYFLTRYNRSFKHVDIDFLPDTPVPYKISAAGAIFAVFSDLEIDAGLSEKQKNTIRQQGFAIRHEPADGIPGAQSISCPVFSKKGNMVAAVLTMGFIEPDRQIELGNALKAKMTSFSH
- the efeB_1 gene encoding Dyp-type peroxidase, which codes for MRRAEPRNPERYSAKLRRRSYSYSLGLTPSGQLDMGLIFISFQNNLKKGFIDTQKRLDGEPLERYIKPFGGGYYFVLPGISHQGDTLAKGLFD
- the efeB_2 gene encoding Dyp-type peroxidase, with amino-acid sequence MIAFFDNRFGFQPKKPKRLEPMKPFPNDRLDPKWCGGDVLLQFCANSQESVIYALRDILKYLSGQVYAVWKIDGFLPARDIDNHQTPINLFGFKDGSGNAPSSDNSLMDSLVWITEEQKEPQWCLGGSYQAVRLIRFALEFWDRTPLEDQENNFGRHRSTGAPIGMKQEMDDPQF
- the efeB_3 gene encoding Dyp-type peroxidase; translated protein: MFTITIKKQVMKNKNLVKSLIKMPVNLKKRTTLKWLGGSLLLASIGAKTEASTHGVSIPRYKRAIAYLGKHQAGVITPEQKHASFIALNLTVTTIDEVKKIFATLTQRIAFLTQPRELEQRTNPHLPPAESGILGTQLHPDELTITVALGDSFF
- the efeO gene encoding Iron uptake system component EfeO precursor, whose translation is MLNNTQFKSKNMAIFFFLLLFSLPIYAEKIIQGIIQNSENIIVAKGDIPTPEKFKTDILTYREKAVEQLTQVEKALNKLIVSSEKNQLINAQNAYQQAHYHYEVIRPIIALFGSSERLLNNRADFFLERENSPRFSGFHLVEYQLFKLKDTQKTTESAKALLRGISDLKKRLTIEDIPIPKLVQSAGDNLEFILTDKLAGIENRYSNSDLGDSYANLSGSRLIVEILSEHIPSTEYQSLIKQYDDIGALLLKYQRDDGLFQPLNTLSKTERSWLFSQVTQLAEQVANLRSMLDIDVYYHYKETSDEK
- the efeU gene encoding Ferrous iron uptake protein, which produces MGQVLFVVWRESFEALLVIGIIYAWIKRSPTPKQGMKYLWSGVILGLFLAVILALSIYGVFSSLEDVWQSLFMIAMEILACVLIIQMVYWMNRQGKSLKTNIENELTQKTQQQSAWGILLIIAIAIAREGSEVVVFLSSHIMALNAQTALPFFIEVFIGLFVAAFTLWLFLLTSKVISWRYFFTVTGFLLLFLAVSLLLKAVEEIANLLIEIDFELPDFLIYPLWDISHILDDSSVFGNFLVSFFAYRSQPIGLSVVTFIVYWVVVALLFKRGAKYAK
- the tpd gene encoding Pathogen-specific membrane antigen, with translation MKYRYALSLTALSFLSTSAFALEYPVGHPIIKNGMEIQGVYLQPITMDTEEGHHAMNHLAADKADIHLEADIHATEDNPNGFAEGDWIPYLTVEYTVTKSDAPAKKQQGVFMAMVANDGPHYGENLKLDGNGQYNVTYKIYPPSYNKDIAFGRHIDKETGVAPWFEPFEVSWDFTYSGTGRKGSY
- a CDS encoding transcriptional regulator codes for the protein MSKIYPISQIIGHKIRKQRQQLRLSAKVVAERVGISQQQFSRYENGLCKIDVDMLFHIAQELKVTPAFFFTT